A genomic segment from Colletotrichum higginsianum IMI 349063 chromosome 5, whole genome shotgun sequence encodes:
- a CDS encoding Zn 2cys6 transcription factor, producing MKPRRCCNACRRRHRKCVVQPGAKGCGACVEAELDCRFDTALRFKHAPGSAKKVAGDGVQKTGQKARRQSEISRGDDAAAFTEASSSPVTQPVPGERAASFTSQASPLGSVPYEGQITLDFAPPASRGVRAEAPGQRFSGQGSHGDSSAPIGFVLNRGPPPASTANQHRASFTSSSDFLDPTRDALLSESGQWSAAEVQPQLQISYLLGDSPSTQPGPPYQPERAGGYLAPDADHQDQPTDPEHCGFTGRQAFLFRTYIMRIAPSIDACHDARPFTLDVPRLALHKPILLNGIFALASRFDTQSTDDDDDDNDKNGNNNGDVAADRGSDLESTYYHNRCIELVIEAFSQPPETWDSILLTAVVIMRLYEEYDNETDSHYHHLRGTRNLLSHNAVARFVTQGGLAEAASWVHLRQALYVYLVRRTPIEICLENFERSSTFRRNDDTAHANRVVYLFAKVLKLFFPDGGAGLPPPAGGEEAAAAWKDLRGDVEAWYREKPVSFRPLFYEKADVAGGKPFPTLWMTADPATVGLGYYYAAKAIFSFQEYNSSNPTAGFEGTKKRMDSEREITFYLCILMGLALSNEAVNAYYLPAHMLSLCGHLIRHPLEREHTIKYLAQVRTIVQWKTGALVRTLREQWAELDSFSSR from the exons ATGAAGCCCAGACGCTGCTGCAACGcctgccggcgccgtcaccGCAAATGCGTCGTCCAGCCCGGCGCCAAGGGATGCGGCGCctgcgtcgaggccgagctcgactGTCGCTTTGACACGGCCTTGAGGTTCAAGCACGCGCCGGGGAGCGCGAAGAAGGTTGCAGGGGATGGAGTCCAGAAGACGGGCCAGAAAG CGAGACGCCAGAGCGAGATAAGCCGCggggatgacgccgccgccttcaccgAAGCTTCATCATCACCGGTCACCCAGCCTGTCCCCGGCGAGAGGGCCGCCAGCTTCACCTCTCAGGCTTCCCCGCTTGGATCTGTCCCATACGAGGGTCAAATCACCCTGGACTTCGccccgccggcctcgcgcgGCGTTCGGGCCGAGGCGCCCGGCCAGCGGTTCTCGGGCCAAGGATCCCACGGAGACAGCAGCGCGCCGATCGGGTTCGTGTTGAACAGAGGCccaccgccggcgtcgacggcaaaCCAGCACCGGGCCAGCTTCACGTCGAGTTCCGACTTTCTGGATCCCACGCGTGATGCCCTCCTCTCTGAAAGCGGTCAGTGGAGCGCCGCGGAGGTGCAGCCTCAGCTCCAGATATCCTATCTCCTCGGCGACTCCCCCTCGACGCAGCCTGGACCGCCATATCAACCGGAGCGGGCCGGTGGTTATCTTGCCCCGGATGCAGACCACCAGGACCAACCGACGGACCCTGAACATTGCGGCTTCACCGGACGGCAGGCCTTTCTCTTCCGGACTTATATCATGAGGATAGCGCCATCC ATCGATGCCTGTCACGACGCCCGGCCATTCACCCTCGACGTCCCCCGTCTCGCCCTCCACAAGCCCATCCTGCTCAACGGCATCTTCGCCCTCGCGAGCCGCTTCGACACGCAaagcaccgacgacgacgacgacgacaacgacaagaacggcaacaacaacggcgacgtcgcAGCCGACCGAGGGTCCGACCTGGAGAGCACCTACTACCACAACCGGTGCATCGAGCTGGTGATCGAGGCCTTCTCGCAGCCGCCCGAGACGTGGGACTCGATCCTCCTGacggccgtcgtcatcatgCGGCTGTACGAGGAGTACGACAATGAGACGGACTCGcactaccaccacctccGCGGCACGCGGAACCTGCTGAGCCacaacgccgtcgcccgctTCGTCACGCAGGGCgggctggccgaggccgcgaGCTGGGTGCACCTCCGTCAGGCCCTGTACGTTTACTTGGTGCGCCGGACGCCCATCGAGATCTGCCTCGAGAACTTTGAGAGGTCGTCCACGTTCCGCCGCAACGACGACACGGCGCACGCGAACCGCGTCGTCTACCTGTTCGCCAAGGTGCTGAAGCTGTTCTTCCCGGACGGCGGGGCGGgattgccgccgccggcgggcggcgaggaggcggcggcggcctggaagGACCTGCggggcgacgtcgaggcgtGGTACCGGGAGAAGCCCGTCTCGTTCCGGCCGCTGTTCTACGAAAAGGCGGACGTTGCCGGGGGCAAGCCGTTCCCGACGCTTTGGATGACGGCCGACCCAG CCACCGTCGGTCTCGGGTATTATTACGCAGCAAAAGCAATCTTTTCCTTCCAAGAGTACAACAGCTCGAACCCGACGGCGGGGTTCGAGGGGACAAAGAAGCGGATGGACAGCGAG CGCGAGATCACGTTCTATCTCTGTATCCTAATGGGCCTGGCCCTGTCGAACGAAGCGGTCAACGCGTACTATCTGCCGGCGCATATGCTATCTCTAT GCGGGCATCTCATCAGACATCCGCTCGAGCGGGAGCACACCATTAAATACTTGGCCCAGGTGAGGACCATTGTGCAGTGGAAGACGGGGGCGCTGGTCAGGACGTTGAGGGAGCAGTGGGCGGAGCTTGacagcttctcgtcgaggtag